The genomic DNA TGAAAAACGGGCCTATTTACATCCAGATCGCATTGCCATTATTACAGAAGAGGAGGAAATGACATATAAGCAGTTACATGAGTATGTAAGTAAAGTAGCCGCATATTTAATTTACGAATTAAATGTGAAAAAAGGAGAAAGGATAGCTATTTTATCGCAAAATAGCTTGGAATATATTGTGCTTTTGTTTGCTATAGCAAAGGTAGAATGTATTGCTGTTCCACTAAATATACGGTTAACAGAAAATGAGCTTATATTTCAGTTGAAAGATAGTGGAACTACAGTTTTATTTGTAGAGGAAACATTTCAAAATATGGCATTGTCAATGCAGAAGGTATCGTATGTACAAAGAGTTATTTCGATTACAAGTTTAAAAGAAATAGAAGATAGAAAAATTGATAACTTTGAAGAGATAAATGAAAGCGCATCCTTTATTATATGTTATACATCAGGTACAACAGGAAAACCGAAAGGAGCTGTACTTACACAAGAAAATATGTTTTGGAATGCGCTTAATAATACATTTGCGATTGACTTAACTATGCACGACCGCTCTATTGTATTATTACCTTTATTTCATATTGGTGGAATTGGTTTATTCGCATTTCCAACTTTATTTGCAGGCGGTGTAATCATTATTCCGAGAAAATTCGAGCCAACTACAGCTCTTTCCATGATAGAAAAACATAAAGTGACTGTAGTGATGGGAGTACCTACAATTCATCAAGCATTAATAAATTGTTCAAAGTTTGAAACTACACATTTACAATCAGTTCGCTGGTTTTATAACGGTGGTGCCCCATGTCCAGAAGAGTTGATGAGAGAATTTATAGATAGAGGATTATTATTTGGTCAAGGTTTTGGTATGACTGAAACATCACCAACCGTATTTATGCTTTCGGAAGAAGATGCAAGACGTAAAGTAGGCTCAATTGGGAAACCTGTTCTGTTTTGTGAGTATGTACTTGTTGATGAAAATAAAAATAAAGTTGAGATTGGTGAAGTTGGAGAGTTACTTATAAGAGGACCAAATGTAATGAAAGAGTATTGGAATCGGCCAGATGCAACAAAAGAAGCGATTCAAGATGGTTGGTTATATACGGGAGATTTAGCTAGAGTTGATGAAGATGGTTTTGTATACATTGTAGGTAGAAAAAAAGAAATGATAATTTCCGGTGGTGAAAATATTTATCCACTTGAAGTAGAGCAAGTTATTAATAAGCTTTCTGGGGTATATGAGGTAGCGATCGTTGGTAGGCAACATGTAAAGTGGGGAGAGATTCCAATCGCTTTTATTGTGAAAAAGAGTAGCAGTGTATTAACTGAAAAAGAAGTCATTGAGCATTGTTGTTTATTTCTAGCAAAATATAAAATACCGAAAGAGATTGTTTTTCTAAAAGAATTGCCTAAAAATGCAACTGGTAAAATTCAAAAAGCACAGTTAGCAAATCAATTGAAAAGTAGGTGAAGAGATGACGATGTATAGCACGGGTCAACAGGCGTCATGTAGTAAAACAATAACAGAAACGGATTTTGTATTATTTGCAGGTTTAAGTGGGGATTTTAATCCAATTCATATTGATCATGAGTATGCGAAGCAAACTAGATTTAATCAAAGAATAGCACATGGTTTACTAACTTCTAGTCTATTATCGCAATTGCTTGGTATTCATTTACCTGGAAAAGGATCCGTTTATATGGAGCAAACTATTAAATTTACAGCGCCAGTTTTTATAGGAGATACAATTACAGCAACGGCTACAGTACAAGAATTTATAATAGAAAAGAGAGTTTTGAAATTGTTAACGGAGTGTCATAACCAAAAAGGAGATTTAGTATTAACAGGTGTAGCTACTATGATGGTGCCAAAAGAAGGAGGAGTAGTCTAATGAATATTGGGATTGAAGCGACTGGTGTTTTCTTCCCCAAAGACGTAGAGACGGCTGCAGACCTATCTAAAAAAACAGGTATCCCTGAGCACATTATTATAGAAAAGTTTGGATTATATGAAAAACATGTCGCAGATGAAACGATGCATGCATCAGATTTAGCTATTGCTGCTGCAAAGCCAATATTATTACAAGTAGATCCTCAATCTATTGATGTAGTCATTTATTTTGGCAGTCCACATAAAGATTACCACGTATGGTCTAGTGCCCCAAAAATTCAGCATGAACTTGGATTGAAAAATGCTTATGCTTTTGAAATTATGAATGTTAGTTCTTGCTTTCCAATCGCTCTCAAAGTCGCAAAAGACATGCTTTACTCCGATAACTCAATTGAAAATATATTATTAGTAGGTGGATGTAAAGAATCTCAAATTGTAGATTATGATAATCCACGCTCGCGTTTTATGTTTAATTTCGCTGATGGTGGAAGTGCAGCTTTAGTGAAAAAAGACGCTAAAAACGGTGAAATATTAGAAAGTGCGATTATAACGGATGGTTCATTTCATGAAGATGTTCGTATCCCAGCTGGTGGATCGAAGCAGGTTGCGAGCTATGATACAGTTGAGAATCGACAACATTATATTGATGTAATAGATCCTATTAATATGAAAGAACGTTTAGACCGGGTTTCAACTCCTAATTTCGACAAGGTGATTCGGGAGGCGTTAAGAAAAAGTGGATATACTCCTAAAGATATTAAAGTATTGTTACCATTGCATACAAAACGTTCTATGTTAATAGAATTGATACAGGGGCTAGGGCTAGCGGAAGAACAAGTCGTATATTTAGATCATTATGGGCATATGTCAGCGCTTGATCCGTGTATTGGCTTACACTTTGCAAATGAACAAGGAAAATTACAGGCCGGAGATATTGCAGTAGTAGTTAGTGCAGGGACTGGGTATACGTGGGCAGCTACTGTGATTAGGTGGTAGTAAAGATGAATTTTATCAAAAAAATTATATGTTGTTTTTTCATTGTTACTGTGAGTCTAGGGATATTTGCTTCTTTAGGAAGTGCCTCTGCTGTAAAATATGTGAAATCATGGGGGAGTGAGCTAGATACTTTTAAGTTATTAAGGACACCAGTGGCGATGGCAAGGGATGCAAAAGGATTTTTGTATGTTGTTGATATGGGGAATAATAGAATTTTGAAAATAGATAAGAATGGAGAAGTTGTTGATGCTATAGGAACTTTAGGTGAAGGTCCGGGACAGTTTAATATGCCATTTGGTATTGCTGTTGATAAAGAAGGTAATATTTTAGTTGCGGATACAGCGAATTATCGTATTCAAAAATTTAATGAGGAGTTTCAATTTATTAAAAGTTGGGGTAGGAAAGGTAAAGGAAGTGAGCAGTTCTCGTTTCCTAGGGAAATTGCAGTAGATAGCGATAACAATTACTATATTACGGATGAATACAATCATCGTATTCAAAAATATAGCCCAGATGGGCAGTTTATTCAAACAATAGGGAGTTATGGAAAGGCGAATGGAAAAATGGCTTTACCACAAGGAATCGCGATAAATAAACAAGACGAGGTCTATATTGCAGACACATATAACAATCGTATTCAAGTGTTTGATAAAAAAGGAGAGTTTCAGCGAGTAATCGGAACAGGAATTGCAGGATTAGGTCCATATCAATTCTACCATCCAAGAGGAATAAATTTTGACTCAACATCTGGATCGCTATATGTAGCAGATACATATAACAATCGGATAATGAAATTTACAAATAAAGATCAATTTTTATATACAGTAGGTAACTTTCCACAGTTTGTTTATCCTAATCAAGTTCTTCCGGATGGTAAAGGGAATATCTATATAACGGATACGGGAAATAATCGTGTGCTTTTATATAATGAGGTAGGCCTAACAGCGGTAATGAAGAAAACCATAGGTAATGAAAGGAATGGAAATACACAATATGCAGGACCTTATGATGTTGAAAGAGACACGAATGGAAATGTTTTTGTATCTGATTCCTTTAATCATCGAATATTGAAATATGATATATCTGGGAAGATTGTTGGGAAGTGGGGAAGTTTATTTGGTATTGGTGGGCCACTTGGGTTTGGAAGTCTTCCAGGGCAATTTTTTGTTCCAAGACAAATTGCAACGGATCGTTACAATAATGTGTATGTATCTGATTCTGTAAATCATCGCATCCAAAAATTCACTAATTCAGGAATAGTGCTTGCTTCATATGGCTCATTTGGAGTATTACCAGGTTTTTTTCAATTTCCATCTGGAATAGCAATTGATAGTAAAGGAAACATATTTATAGCTGATGCAGAAAATCATCGTATTCAAAAATTCAATCCATTCTTTGTATATATGAAAGAATGGGGGAGAAAGGGAAGTGGAGAGGCAGAGTTTTTTCAACCTATGCAATTAGCAATTGATTCAAAAGATAATGTTTATGTTGTTGATCGGATTAATAATAGGATTCAAAAATTTGATAATGAGGGTAAATTTATTACAAAATGGGGTACAAATCATGGGGCTGGAAACTTAGATCCACTAGAAAATTGGAGAGAGGGTCCAGGAGATCTTTTTTTGCCAATAGGGATTGAAATCGATATAAATAATACGGTTTATGTCACAGATACTTCTAATAATCGTGTGAATATTTATAATGAAAATGGGGATTTTTTAGAGTTTTTTGGAAGTTTTAATGGTATGTCAGGACAGTTTTTCTCACCACAAGGAATAGATGTAGATAGCCAAGGAAATATAATTATTACAGATGGTTTACTCCAAAGAATTCAATTTTTTAAGAAAGCTAATTAATATTGGAGACTCAAAACACTTGTTAGAAAGGATAGAAGTTTAATAGAGTGGGAGTGCGGAATATGTAGGAATAAAATATTTATATCAAATTGTAAAGGGGTTTAATGGAAAGCGGAGAAGATACATTTATGCTAACAATCTTGTCTATATTATTTGAAGAAAAAGTCATAATTACGGGTAGATAACTTTGGCGTGTTTGACTCTATCAGAAAGTAAAGTGTGGGGAGGATCACAATGTCGATGAAAAAACGTAAATGGCTAAGAATGGTGGCTACTGGTTGTGTTTTAGGTTCGTTATTAATAACGGCAGCTTGTTCAGGAAAGAAAACAAGTACAGAGGATGAAAAGACGATTAAGGTAGGGGTTCTTGCTTCGTTAACAGGTCCATTAGAATCATATGGAAAACAAACAGTGAACGGATTTGAATTAGGGTTAGACTATGCCACGGGCGGCACTGGGAAAGTGGAAGGGAAGAAGATTAAGTTTGTTGTAGAAGATACGGAAACGAAAGCAGAGGTAGCGGTTAAAAAAGCTACGAAGTTATTAGAAGAAGAGAAAGTCGATTTTTTAGTCGGATCGTCTAGCTCAAGTGATACATTAGCAGTTTTACCATTAGCTGAAGAATATGAAAAAATAATGGTCGTAGAACCGGCAGTTGCTGATAGTATTACCGGAAAGAATTGGAATAAGTATGTTTTTAGAACAGGAAGAAGCTCTTCGCAAGATGCGATTGCAGGAGCAGCTGCAATTGCAAAAAAAGATGTAAAGATTGCGACGTTTGCCCCGGATAATGCATTTGGCCGTGAAGGAATTGCGGCATTTAAAGCTGGAGCGAAGAAGTTAGGGGCAAATATTGTAAACGAGCAATACGCAGATACAAATTCGACTGACTTCACTGCAAATATTCAAAATATCATTAGCTCAAAACCAGATTATTTATTTATCGTTTGGGCAGGGGCAAACTCACCTTGGAAACAGTTAAAAGATATGAATGTGGAAGCGCAAGGTATTAAAATTTCTACAGGTGCACCAGATATACCGGCATTAAAAACGATGGATGCGTTAGTAGGAATGCAAGGGTTTTCTGTTTATTATCATACACTCCCGAAAAATAAGGTGAATGATTGGTTAGTGGAAGAACATAAAAAACGATTTAATGGTGCGGTGCCAGATTTATTTACAGCAGGAGGAATGTCAGCGGCAATTTCAATTGTAGAAGCTTTAAAGAAAACAAAAGGTGATACAGATGTAGATACATTAATTAAGAAAATGGAAGGAATGGAATTTGATACACCGAAAGGAAAGATGAAGTTTAGAGAAAAGGATCACCAAGCGATGCAGACACTGTATTCTATCACATTGAAAAAGCAAGATGGTGTTGATTATCCAGTGCCAGTATTAGAGCGAGAATTAACGATGAAAGAGACAGAACCACCAGTTCAAAATAAATAGACTGAATTTTCTGTTGTTTTTGTATAAAGAGGGGCACACCCTCTTTATACGTATTTCTTTCATACTTAAATCTTTATAGGGAGGGATTTCGTGACACATTTGCTTGAAACGAAAAATCTTAGCGTATCTTTTGGTGAGCATCATGTTATTAAGGATGTGAATGTAACAGTACAAAAAGGAAAGCTCATTTCCATTATTGGACCAAATGGTGCAGGAAAGACAACGCTATTTAATTTACTAAGTGGACAAATTTCTCCAACAAAGGGTGAAGTATATTTTAAAGGACAAGAGATTACAAAGTTATCAATTTCAGATCGAACGCGATTAGGAATTGGTCGTTCTTTTCAACTTACAAATATATTCCCAGAGTTAACGGTACTTGAAAATGTTCGTTTAAGTGTTCAATCATTCGTGCAAGATTACTATAGTTTTTTTCCGAGTTTGGCAAAATTTAAGCAACAAGTTGGAGAGGCGAGACGTTTCTTAAAAACAGTATTACTTCAGGAGAAAGAACATGTATTAGCGAAAGATTTAGCGCATGGAGAAAAACGAAAGTTAGAGCTTGCGATGTTATTAGCTTTGAAAACGGATGTGTTACTACTTGATGAGCCGACGGCAGGTATATCAGTTGAAGAGGTACCGGCTATTTTACAAGTAATTGAAAATATTAAGAAACATCCAGAGAGTACAATTGTACTGATTGAACATAAAATGGATATGGTACTAGGTTTGTCAGACCATCTTATCGTTTTATTTCATGGAGAGTTATTGGCTGAAGGTTTGCCCGAAGAGATTATGAAAGATGAGCGTGTACAAAGTGCTTATTTAGGGGGATTATATAGTGGCACTATTACAAGTGAATAATATAGAGACGTATTTAGATCAGTTTCATATTTTACAAGGGGTATCTCTTGCTGTTGAGAAAGGGACGATTACTGTACTGTTTGGAAGAAATGGTGCAGGAAAGACTACGACATTACGTTCGGTTATGGGATTCCACCATATCGCACAGGGTGAAATTTATTATGATAGTACACAAGTAAATGGACTATCTACACATTTAATTTCAAGAAAAGGAATAGGGTATGTACCAGAAAATCAAGGTATTTTTCACGATCTGACAGTAGAAGAAACATTCGCTCTTGCCAGAGGGAAGGGCAAAGAAGCGGAAGAGAAAATTGAGTGGATGCTTGAACTATTTCCAGATTTAAAGCAGTTTTGGCATAAAAAAAGCGGACTATTAAGCGGAGGACAAAAGCAAATGCTAGCAATTTCAAGAGCATTTATTAATAGTGATGGTTTATTACTTATTGATGAGCCGAGTAAAGGCTTGTCCCCCATAATGATAGAAAAGTTAATGATAGCCATTTTAAAAATGAAGGAGAAAACAACAGTTTTACTCGTTGAACAAAACTTTATGATGGCTAGTCAAATTGGTGATTACTTTTATATTATGGATAACGGAAGAATGGTTCATAACGGTTTTATGCATGAATTAAAAGAGGATAAGGAAATGTGTCACAAATATTTAGGAATCTCTTAACATGAATCCGGGGTGAGAAGGATGGATGTGTTAATCAATTTATTTGTAAATGGGATTTCAACAGGGATGCTCATTTTTTTATTAGCATCAGGTCTTTCACTTATTTTCGGTTTAATGAGCGTTCTAAACTTCGCACATGGTGGTTTATTTGCGTGGGGAGCGTTTACAGGTGTTTGGCTATTTAATATGACAGGTAGTTATGTATTAGCATTAATTGGAGCAATTGCTATGGGGATGTTTCTTGGATTCATTTTAGAAAGATTCCTTATTAGACCAGTATATGGAAATCATGTTCGCCAGCTTCTTGTGACGCTTGGAGGAATGCTTGTACTTAGTGAATGTATTAAAGTATTTTGGGGACCAAATCCAATTGGGGCAAAGTTACCGTTATGGCTACAAGGAAGTTTTACATTCGAAGGCGTTATATTAATTAAATATCGTCTATTTGTTATTTTAATTGGGATTATTATTTACGTTGCCTTACTAGTATTGCTCAAAAAAACAAAGATAGGTCTTATGATACGCGCAGGTGTAATGGATAAAGAGATGGTTCAAGCGCTCGGTATTAACGTAAAAGGGATATTTTCTTTCGTCTTTTTATTAGGAGCAGGGATGGCAGCGTTGGGAGGTTTCTTATTAGCACCGTATTCAGGTGTTATTTTCGCCGAAATGGGTATGCAGTATGCGATTTTAGCTTTCATAGTAGTAATCATTGGAGGATTAGGAAGCGTACAAGGTTCAGCAATCGCTTCTTTAATTGTCGGATTAGCTGGTGCTTTTACAGCGTATTTTATACCGGATTTATCACTTGCAATCAATATGTTAATGTTACTATTTTTCTTAATAGTGAAGCCAAATGGACTTGTTGGTGAAAAGGGGTGAAATGGTGAACAGCACATCAAATCGAATTAAAGTATACTTCGGAGTATGTATGCTCATTTGTTTAAGTGTATTTCCATTCGTAAATGATTCACGGAGCTTGTTAATTTTGTTCACTCAAATCTTCATCTTTGCTATTTTTGCAATGAGTTTTGATGTATTGCTTGGATATACAGGAATTGTATCGTTCGGCCATTGTATGTTCTTTGGTATAGGAGCATATGGAGTAGCACTTTTATTTGATCGGCAAGGAGTATCCATAACGAACTTTTTAATAGGGATAGTAGCTGCAATTATCATTTCAGCAATTGTTAGTTATATAATCGGTTTGCTTTCTTTACGGCTGAAAAGTCATTTTTATGCAATGTTAACACTTGCTATTTCACAGTTGTTTTTCGTACTTGCTGAAAAATGGCGTGGGCTCACTCACGGAGGGGATGGTTTTACATTTGGTGTACCAGACTTATTCCGTGATCGTTTTACGTTTTATTATGTAACACTTATATGTTTAATTGTCATTTTTATTCTGTTACGTCTTTTCACAAAATCTTCTATTGGAAAAGTATTAAAGGCAATTTCGCAAAATGAGCAACGTGTTGAAGCATTAGGATATAAAGTTCTTCATTATAAAATTATTGCTAGTATTGTTGCAGGAGTAGTAGCTGCAATTAGCGGTGGTTTATTTGTTATTACACTGCGCTTTGTTAATACAACTGTATTTTCAATTGAAATGACATTAAATGCATTATTGATGACAATGATTGGAGGCGTTGGAACGTTAATAGGAGCAATTGCTGGGGCTGGAATTATTGAATCACTGAAATATTATTTATCAGAACTAGCTACAGAGTATCCGATTTTTGAACGATGGACGATTATTCTTGGTTTATTGTACATTATCGTATTGCTAGCTTTTCCGAAAGGATTAGTTGGTACGGTTAAGAGGTTGAAGAATATGAAACGGAGTAAGAAGGAGAAAAGTGCAGAAGTGGAGCAAAACGTGTGAAAAATTGATTACATACACCAATAAAAATCCCTCTTTTAGATTCGTAAAGGAGGGATTTTTATTGGTGTATGTAATTAGTTAGTTTGATAGCTATTCTATTAATCAAATAGTTCATCAGGGATTTGTTTTAAAGAGTTTTGATTCGTAAAGAAATGAACAGCTAATTTCTCAACTGGAACATCTTCAATTGGTTCCAATTTATCATTTCTAATCGGTAAAAAGGCTATTCCGTTGCCATCGTTTATAAAATCTTCAATGAGTGAATAAGAATCTAATTGTTGAAGTTGATGCTGAGATAGATTATTTTCTTTTAGAAATTGTATAGTCTTATTTCTAAAAGGGCACTTTTTGTCATTGCTAACGAAGAAGAGTTCCTTTGAAAAGTCAATGGTACACTTTTCTTTCGCTTTTAATAAGCCTATAGAAATTGAAGTGGAAAATCCTTTTTTAAACGCTGTGTTCGGGTAATCCTCATAAGTAATGACCATATCAACTTTTTGTTGCTGCAGTAATTTTTGCAAATGACTACTATTTTCTACATATATTTGATAATTCCTGAAATTTTCTTTAATGCGCTTACTTAAATAATTAGTCAAAATAGATTGTGACGTCGCGATTATATAAGAAGAACCACTCGTTTTAATTTTATCTTTCACTTCTTCTACTAGAGTTAATATTTGATTCGTGTAGTCTAATAAAATGTCACCAGAAGGTAATAAGGAAACGCCTTTGTTATCTCTATGTAGTAAAGGTGTTTCTAACTCTTGTTCTAATTTTTTGATTCGCTCAGTTACGTTCGGTTGAACATATCCCAACTCTTTAGCAGCTTTACTAATAGAACCTTCGCTAGCTACAGTTTTGAATATAATAAGATCATTTATTTCCATTTATCACAGCCCCTTATACGATATCATTATAAATGATACCAAACATAATTTATACCTATTTTACGTTAGCCAGTCATCGGTTTATCATTGTGTATATAAGATTGAAAGTGAGTGATAAACATGATTGGAATGCAATATAAGGTCATTTTGCCGAAAGATTATGATATGGAGATTATTAAGAAGAGGGTAAAGGATAATGGGTATAAAACTGATGATTTTCAAGACCTAAATTTTAAAGCCTATTTAATTACTGAGGCAGGTAAGGACGGGAATTTCTATAACTGTTATGCACCTTTATATATTTGGAATGGTCATGAAGGGATGAATAAATTCATATTTGAAGGGTATTACGATAATATTTTACAATCGTTTGGGTGGCAACAAATAAATATAGGCGTTCCATTAGTTGTCAATGTAAAGGATGATTTTAAGAAATGTAGATATGTTGTTGAATATGAAGGAAGTATTTCTCAAAGTGAATCATTGATTGGGACTCAATCTACCATTATGGATCAAAATGTAGAAAATTGTTTAGGTAATGTAAAAGTATATAATCCAGATAAGTGGGGATATAGTCAGTTTAATTTTTATGAAGAGAAGCCTGACATTACAGCGAATAAGGGTGTTACAATATATGAGATTTTACACATTTCACGATAAAATTTGGTTCCAAATTAAAAATAAGAAAAGGAATGAAAATCTATGCCCTTTGTGAATATTCATTATCCTGAAAACATATTAAATAAAGAAGGGTTGAAAAAGATAGGTGAATGTATCCATCTTTCATTAATTGAACATTTTAACATCCCTGAAAATGATTACTTTCAAATGTTTTTACCTTATCAAAAAAATCAATTTTTATATAATCCATATTATTTGTTGGAAAGAGGAGAAAAGAGAATATGATTTATGTTTCTATTACATGTGGACCTGGAAGAACAGTGCAACAGAAAAAAAGTTTGTATCAATCTGTATCCTTAAAGATTTCGGAATGTTCCGACGTAAGAGGTTCAGACGTTTTTATTACACTAAATGAGACAGTTGCTGAAAATTGGTCATTTGGTCAAGGGATGGCACAACTGGTAAAAATGAAGGGAGCAAAATGATGAATGAACCAATTGAATTTTATATTCAAAAGAAAATGAGAGAAATAGCACCTGCATTTGCTCAGTATAGTGAAAAGATATTGTTTGAGGAAGTGTGGCGTGATGCTACTTTAACATTAAGAGAAAGAAGTTTATGTACTGTGTCGGCACTAATCAGTCTCGGTAATACGGAACAATTACCATTTCACTTGAAGTTAGCTAAACAAAATGGGATTATGGAGAATGAATTGGTTGCATTAATAACACATATGGCTTTTTACGTTGGTTGGCCAAAAGCTGTGGCAGCTTTAAATATAGCAATGAATGAAATGGAAAGTTAAGAATAACGATAAGAAAGCATTCATTTGAACATGAATGCTTTCTTATCGTTATTTATGCAATACTCTAATAAGATATTTTTCACTTTTTCTCTTGCTTTTTTATCACTTGCGTAGTAAAGTGATAGTAAGATTCACGATAGGAAGTGATCAAACATGCGTGATAATACGATAGGATCATTAATATGGTTACGTTTAATACGATTTACGAACCAAAGTAATCAGATGTCAAATGAGTTTTTAAAACGTTTTGATTTAACGACAGCTCAATTTGATGTGCTTTTGCAAATACGTACGTATCAGCCGCTAACACAAATGGAGTTAGCTGAAAAGGTAACTGTTACACAAGGCGGTATTTCTAGAATGTTAACTCGTCTTGAAAAAGAAGGATATATTGTACGAAAACAAGATTGGAAAACGAAAACAATTAGTCTTACAGAGCAAGGAGAAGGGGCCTTAGAGAAAGCATTGCCAGAGCAACTTGCATTTCAATCTTCGTTTTTTGATGATGTATTAAATGAAGAAGAGCAGAAAATATTATACGAGCTAATGACGAAAGTTCATAAGCATAGTGAAAAAAAAGAATTACCGCAAGAGTAATTTTTTTTACAACATCAATTGACTAATCAAGTGATGTTGTAAGTAATAGAGAAACATTTGAATTACCAACGTTTTTAGAAGAGAAACTAATAGGACATCATTAAAGGAGAGAGTAATTATGGAAAAATACCGTATGGATACAAGTAAAGGAATGGAGTTTGGATTATATTCAATTGGGGATCACGTTTTAAATCCGCATAATGGAGAGAAAATTAGTGCAGAACAAAGAATTCATGAATTAATTGAAACAGCTAAGTTAGCAGATGAAGCTGGACTTGATGTATTTGCTGTCGGGGAAAGTCATCAAACGCATTTTACAACGCAGGCTCATACAGTTATTTTAGGAGCTATTGCACAAGCTACGAAAAATATAAAAATTGCAAGTTCAGCAACGATAATAAGTACTTCTGACCCGGTACGAGTATATGAGGACTTTGCTACAATTGACTTAATTTCTAATGGACGTGCAGAAATTGTGGCTGGTCGTGGATCACGTATTGGGGGATATAGTTTACTTGGTTATGACGTAAATGATTATGAAGAGTTATTTGAAGAGAAGATGGATCTTTTATTAAAAATTAATAAAGAGGAACATGTAACATGGAATGGACAGTTTAGAGCACCGCTTGCACATGCATCGGTTATTCCAAGAGCTAAAAATAATAACTTACCAATTTGGCGTGCAGTTGGTGGCCCACCAGCTAGTGCGATTAAAGCGGGACGCGCGGGTGTACCAATGATGATAACAACACTAGGTGGTCCAGCTATTAACTTTAAAGGATCAGTAGATGCTTATCGTGAGGCGGCTGCGCAAAGTGGATTCAATCCAACAAGTTTGCCAGTTGCAACTACAAGTTTATTTTATACAGCAAAAAATTCACAAGATGCATTTAGCGAATACTATCCTCATATTAATGCTGGTATGCTTACACTACGCGGTGGTGGGTATCCGAAAGAACAATTTACAAATGCAGTAGATTACCGTGACGCATTAATGGTTGGTAGCCCGCAACAAATTATTGAAAAAATGCTTTACCAATATGAATTGTTTGGGCAACAACGTTTTATGGCACAAATTGATTTTGGTGGTGTACCACTTAATCAATTTGAGAAAAACATCGAATTAATTGCTACTGAAATTTTACCGGCTG from Bacillus basilensis includes the following:
- a CDS encoding ABC transporter ATP-binding protein, with amino-acid sequence MTHLLETKNLSVSFGEHHVIKDVNVTVQKGKLISIIGPNGAGKTTLFNLLSGQISPTKGEVYFKGQEITKLSISDRTRLGIGRSFQLTNIFPELTVLENVRLSVQSFVQDYYSFFPSLAKFKQQVGEARRFLKTVLLQEKEHVLAKDLAHGEKRKLELAMLLALKTDVLLLDEPTAGISVEEVPAILQVIENIKKHPESTIVLIEHKMDMVLGLSDHLIVLFHGELLAEGLPEEIMKDERVQSAYLGGLYSGTITSE
- a CDS encoding ABC transporter ATP-binding protein is translated as MALLQVNNIETYLDQFHILQGVSLAVEKGTITVLFGRNGAGKTTTLRSVMGFHHIAQGEIYYDSTQVNGLSTHLISRKGIGYVPENQGIFHDLTVEETFALARGKGKEAEEKIEWMLELFPDLKQFWHKKSGLLSGGQKQMLAISRAFINSDGLLLIDEPSKGLSPIMIEKLMIAILKMKEKTTVLLVEQNFMMASQIGDYFYIMDNGRMVHNGFMHELKEDKEMCHKYLGIS
- a CDS encoding branched-chain amino acid ABC transporter permease; its protein translation is MDVLINLFVNGISTGMLIFLLASGLSLIFGLMSVLNFAHGGLFAWGAFTGVWLFNMTGSYVLALIGAIAMGMFLGFILERFLIRPVYGNHVRQLLVTLGGMLVLSECIKVFWGPNPIGAKLPLWLQGSFTFEGVILIKYRLFVILIGIIIYVALLVLLKKTKIGLMIRAGVMDKEMVQALGINVKGIFSFVFLLGAGMAALGGFLLAPYSGVIFAEMGMQYAILAFIVVIIGGLGSVQGSAIASLIVGLAGAFTAYFIPDLSLAINMLMLLFFLIVKPNGLVGEKG
- a CDS encoding branched-chain amino acid ABC transporter permease → MLICLSVFPFVNDSRSLLILFTQIFIFAIFAMSFDVLLGYTGIVSFGHCMFFGIGAYGVALLFDRQGVSITNFLIGIVAAIIISAIVSYIIGLLSLRLKSHFYAMLTLAISQLFFVLAEKWRGLTHGGDGFTFGVPDLFRDRFTFYYVTLICLIVIFILLRLFTKSSIGKVLKAISQNEQRVEALGYKVLHYKIIASIVAGVVAAISGGLFVITLRFVNTTVFSIEMTLNALLMTMIGGVGTLIGAIAGAGIIESLKYYLSELATEYPIFERWTIILGLLYIIVLLAFPKGLVGTVKRLKNMKRSKKEKSAEVEQNV
- a CDS encoding LysR family transcriptional regulator — its product is MEINDLIIFKTVASEGSISKAAKELGYVQPNVTERIKKLEQELETPLLHRDNKGVSLLPSGDILLDYTNQILTLVEEVKDKIKTSGSSYIIATSQSILTNYLSKRIKENFRNYQIYVENSSHLQKLLQQQKVDMVITYEDYPNTAFKKGFSTSISIGLLKAKEKCTIDFSKELFFVSNDKKCPFRNKTIQFLKENNLSQHQLQQLDSYSLIEDFINDGNGIAFLPIRNDKLEPIEDVPVEKLAVHFFTNQNSLKQIPDELFD
- a CDS encoding DUF4865 family protein; amino-acid sequence: MIGMQYKVILPKDYDMEIIKKRVKDNGYKTDDFQDLNFKAYLITEAGKDGNFYNCYAPLYIWNGHEGMNKFIFEGYYDNILQSFGWQQINIGVPLVVNVKDDFKKCRYVVEYEGSISQSESLIGTQSTIMDQNVENCLGNVKVYNPDKWGYSQFNFYEEKPDITANKGVTIYEILHISR
- a CDS encoding carboxymuconolactone decarboxylase family protein, which translates into the protein MMNEPIEFYIQKKMREIAPAFAQYSEKILFEEVWRDATLTLRERSLCTVSALISLGNTEQLPFHLKLAKQNGIMENELVALITHMAFYVGWPKAVAALNIAMNEMES
- a CDS encoding MarR family winged helix-turn-helix transcriptional regulator codes for the protein MRDNTIGSLIWLRLIRFTNQSNQMSNEFLKRFDLTTAQFDVLLQIRTYQPLTQMELAEKVTVTQGGISRMLTRLEKEGYIVRKQDWKTKTISLTEQGEGALEKALPEQLAFQSSFFDDVLNEEEQKILYELMTKVHKHSEKKELPQE